From the genome of Halobacteriovorax marinus SJ:
TAAGCCTCAAGTTCAAGAAGAAAAAGAAATTGAAGTTGTTGCAGAAGTTTCTGTAGCTGTTGAAGAAAGTGTAAGCGCTACGACAACACCAACAGATGGTGAAGAAGTAAAAGAAGAAACTGAGGAAATAGATATCAAAGAAGAGTTCTCTAAAATGAGCTCTGCCTTAGAAAATAGTCCTACGGTTGAAATAAAAACCAATGAATTAGAAAATAAAATTTCTAAAAAAGAAGAGATACTTAAAGAAAAATCTGTTGAAGAGCTACCAAGAGATTGGGATGGTTTTCTCGCCTATCTATTTAAAGTATCTCCAGCATCTTCAGCAAATTTAGAGCAAGGAAATATTCTCTCACCTTTATCGTTAACAGATAATTCTGTTTCCATTGAAGTTGGTTTTCCTGAGTCGAGTAGAGTTTTCTTAGACTATCTAAAAGAGCAGGAGTCTTTTGATAAATTAAAAGATCTAGTTGCAAAATTCTTCAATGTTGATGTCACGAAAGTTAATTTACAACTGGCAATGGTTGAAGAAGAAAAAGCAATAGATTCTGAATTTAAATCTAAGGCCCAACTGAAACAACAAGAAGAAGATAGAATTGAAGAAGAAAAAAGAGAAAAGATTAGAAGTAACCCTTTTATAAGAAAGGCTGAAACAATCTTTAACTCTAAAGTCGATAAAATAATAATTTCAAAAAATGAAAATAACTAGGAGCTAAGCATGGCGAAAAACTTAAACCATTTAATGAAGCAAGCACAAGTAATGCAGCAAAAAATGTCTACACTACAGAAAGAACTCGAATCTAGAGAGTTAGATATTTCTGCTGGTGGTGGAATGGTTAAGATTAAGATTAATGGTAAACAAGAAATTCTTGAAATGAAAATTAATCCTGAGTGCGTAGACCCTTCAGATGTAGAAACATTAGAAGAACTTGTTCAAACAGCAGTTAATCAAGCTGTAAAAGAATCACAGGAAATGGTTAGCAGTGCGATGAGTAAGGTTACTGGTGGTCTAAATATCCCAGGTCTTTTCTAGGGTTCTTGTGGAATTACCAGAGTCACTACTAAACGTAATAGATCAATTAAGTAAAATTCCAGGTGTTGGAGATAAGACGGCCACTAGGCAAACTCTTA
Proteins encoded in this window:
- a CDS encoding YbaB/EbfC family nucleoid-associated protein, with translation MAKNLNHLMKQAQVMQQKMSTLQKELESRELDISAGGGMVKIKINGKQEILEMKINPECVDPSDVETLEELVQTAVNQAVKESQEMVSSAMSKVTGGLNIPGLF